One genomic window of Mercenaria mercenaria strain notata chromosome 2, MADL_Memer_1, whole genome shotgun sequence includes the following:
- the LOC123562874 gene encoding uncharacterized protein LOC123562874 translates to MKGSILVIVSFILLHFFEYSTGAVFHDELKKEIVYGKKVKFCEYKGLRLLRRSVIKNYDTCAKCRCKKDGLTCYTMFPLIMEPEDSMCTYFLVGCKVKWVLKSDNNARCPDTLIPRDLSANGK, encoded by the exons ATGAAAGGCTCAATACTTGTTATTGTATCCTTCATTTTATTGCACTTTTTTGAATATTCGACGGGAGCTGTATTTCACGACGAGCTAAAGAAAGAAATTG TGTATGGGAAGAAGGTAAAGTTTTGCGAGTATAAAGGTCTGAGGTTGTTACGCCGGTCTGTCATCAAGAACTATGACACTTGTGCAAAATGCAGGTGCAAAAAGGATGGTCTTACGTGCTATAC AATGTTTCCATTGATTATGGAGCCGGAAGATTCTATGTGTACATATTTCTTGGTGGGATGTAAAGTTAAATGGGTGCTAAAGAGCGACAACAATGCACGGTGTCCAGACACACTGATCCCGAGAGATTTATCTGCAAATGGAAAATAG
- the LOC123562873 gene encoding uncharacterized protein LOC123562873, whose protein sequence is MLKMQLYVFLVAVSLSVVYGAVSFTPIMTEEVYGHTVRFCPYKGIRMLPGSKVRNYDSCEICRCKKKGLSCATLPNAFTVHYPDDSKCISVRIGCKNHWVLRKNNKRRCPKRLIPKEISMVGK, encoded by the exons ATGTTGAAAATGCAGCTTTACGTGTTTCTGGTGGCCGTCTCCCTTTCTGTTGTTTATGGAGCCGTCTCATTTACTCCAATAATGACGGAAGAAG TTTACGGGCATACAGTGAGGTTTTGCCCTTACAAAGGAATAAGGATGCTCCCTGGATCAAAAGTCAGGAACTATGACTCGTGTGAGATATGTAGATGCAAGAAGAAAGGTTTATCATGTGCCAC ATTACCAAATGCATTCACCGTCCATTATCCTGATGATTCAAAATGTATCAGTGTGAGGATAGGCTGCAAAAACCACTGGGTGCTGAGGAAAAACAATAAACGAAGATGTCCAAAGCGTCTGATACCAAAGGAAATTTCAATGGTTGGAAAATAA